The following are encoded together in the Pedobacter sp. D749 genome:
- a CDS encoding AraC family transcriptional regulator, which translates to MKVLPFTMLVPDDKSVISEHIELPFFYQYLHRHDEWQITYIEKGEGTLIAGNDMHAFRSGDIFVIGAKLPHLFKSNPEYFAGDCNKTIKACSIYFNPNGILAALFNLPEMKMASGFLAKNKHGFKVPAAATKNMITKMLNVHEASGVDVLFNFLKLVNSFQDLNEDVESLCSDMYSSNVTENEGMRLSKIINFITENYNNQISLEDVANAAFMTPQAFCRYFKKHTGHTFVSFLNEVRINDACKSLISGEKADCISGVAYKAGFNSITNFNRVFKSIIGQSPRAYIDTYNNVSRVSYIGA; encoded by the coding sequence ATGAAAGTATTACCATTTACCATGCTTGTTCCCGATGACAAGAGTGTGATATCGGAACATATTGAATTGCCTTTTTTTTATCAATATTTACACCGCCACGATGAATGGCAGATCACGTATATCGAAAAAGGAGAGGGGACGTTAATTGCAGGCAATGATATGCATGCCTTCCGATCGGGCGATATTTTTGTAATTGGGGCAAAACTTCCACACTTATTTAAAAGTAATCCCGAATATTTCGCTGGTGATTGCAATAAAACAATCAAAGCATGTTCCATTTACTTTAATCCGAACGGTATTCTAGCGGCTTTGTTTAATCTTCCAGAAATGAAGATGGCAAGCGGTTTTTTAGCTAAAAACAAACATGGTTTCAAAGTTCCCGCTGCTGCCACCAAAAACATGATCACCAAAATGTTGAATGTTCATGAGGCATCAGGAGTTGATGTATTGTTTAACTTTCTGAAATTGGTTAACAGTTTTCAGGATTTAAATGAAGACGTGGAATCCTTATGCTCAGATATGTATTCTTCTAACGTAACTGAAAATGAAGGTATGCGTTTGAGTAAGATCATTAACTTCATTACTGAAAACTACAATAATCAAATTTCGTTAGAAGATGTAGCCAATGCTGCGTTTATGACACCACAGGCATTTTGCAGGTATTTTAAGAAACATACCGGGCATACTTTCGTTTCATTTTTAAATGAAGTGAGAATTAACGATGCCTGTAAAAGTCTAATATCAGGAGAAAAAGCCGATTGTATCTCAGGTGTGGCTTATAAGGCAGGCTTTAATAGTATTACCAATTTTAACAGGGTATTTAAAAGTATTATTGGTCAATCGCCGAGAGCATATATCGATACCTATAATAATGTAAGCAGAGTAAGCTATATAGGCGCTTAA
- a CDS encoding DUF885 family protein, with protein sequence MQNKLNFFAIFLMVSLLSGTFVLAQTSNESLYEQTSEMGTLIVCYQRDVDAINDFYYPYSAGGTYSYPMTTFKSPEQRKRLQDINNDYLNKLKSARFEAFSTYGKVDYILLKKQIESSVWLLAKEETDYKALSKYFTFADAIYALEKLRRRGTYKEGALLAAEIDEISKQVDVLSLNFKKGILTPDQLKMAAAITISLKHRLKGFYQFYMDYEPGFNWWVPKPYEKLDLALSNYAKLFNDNGDAAPSVKSNKSEIKGNPIGREELIRQLNAELIPYTPEELIKLAEKEFKFCDQELLKASAAMGFGNDWKKAQEKIKNSYVPLGKQPELIVKLQDDALNFIKANDLIAIPALAEETWGMVMMSAERQLVNPFFTGGREISISYPTNSMEEDDKLMSMRGNNPYFSRGTVQHELLPGHHYQYFMNNRYKSYRDPFKTPFSVEGWPLYWELLLYDKGFAKTPEEKMGMLFWRMHRCARILFSLNFHLGKWTPQQCVDFLVDRVGHERANAEGEVRRSFKGDYSPLYQVAYLTGGLQLFALKKELVDSGKMSFKDFHDAVIKENLIPVELIRATLTNQPLTRDFKTSWHFYDQLK encoded by the coding sequence ATGCAAAACAAATTAAACTTTTTTGCCATTTTTTTAATGGTTAGTCTGTTATCAGGCACTTTTGTACTGGCTCAAACATCAAATGAAAGCTTGTACGAACAAACCAGCGAAATGGGTACGCTGATCGTATGTTACCAAAGAGACGTTGATGCCATTAATGATTTCTACTATCCTTATTCCGCAGGTGGTACTTATTCTTATCCGATGACTACTTTTAAAAGTCCGGAGCAAAGAAAACGCCTGCAGGATATCAATAACGATTATTTAAACAAGTTAAAATCTGCCAGATTTGAAGCCTTTAGTACTTACGGTAAGGTAGATTATATCCTTCTTAAAAAACAGATCGAATCTTCTGTCTGGCTCTTAGCTAAAGAGGAAACAGACTATAAAGCCCTGTCGAAGTATTTTACCTTTGCCGATGCGATTTATGCACTCGAAAAATTAAGAAGAAGGGGCACTTATAAAGAAGGCGCTTTGCTGGCTGCAGAGATAGATGAAATTTCGAAGCAGGTTGATGTCCTGAGTCTAAATTTTAAGAAAGGAATATTAACACCCGATCAGCTTAAAATGGCAGCGGCGATAACTATAAGTTTAAAACACCGTTTAAAGGGTTTCTATCAGTTTTATATGGATTATGAACCTGGCTTTAACTGGTGGGTACCTAAACCTTACGAAAAGTTAGACTTGGCCTTAAGCAATTACGCTAAACTTTTTAACGATAATGGTGATGCTGCTCCTTCCGTAAAATCAAATAAATCAGAAATTAAAGGAAATCCTATTGGAAGAGAAGAACTGATCAGGCAATTAAATGCCGAACTTATTCCTTATACACCAGAAGAGCTGATCAAACTTGCTGAAAAAGAGTTTAAGTTTTGCGATCAAGAGCTATTGAAAGCATCAGCGGCTATGGGCTTCGGAAATGACTGGAAAAAAGCGCAGGAGAAAATCAAAAACAGCTATGTGCCTTTAGGTAAACAGCCAGAGTTGATTGTAAAACTGCAGGATGATGCCTTAAATTTTATAAAGGCCAACGATCTGATCGCTATCCCGGCGCTTGCGGAGGAAACCTGGGGCATGGTCATGATGTCGGCCGAACGCCAATTGGTGAATCCATTTTTTACCGGTGGGCGCGAAATCAGTATTTCTTATCCAACAAATTCGATGGAGGAAGACGATAAGTTAATGAGTATGCGTGGGAATAATCCTTATTTTTCCAGAGGAACGGTTCAGCACGAACTCTTACCTGGCCATCATTACCAGTATTTTATGAATAACCGTTATAAAAGCTATCGCGATCCTTTCAAAACACCTTTCAGCGTAGAAGGCTGGCCCTTATATTGGGAGCTTCTGCTTTACGATAAAGGTTTTGCCAAAACGCCTGAAGAAAAAATGGGGATGCTTTTCTGGCGGATGCACCGTTGTGCCAGAATTCTTTTTTCACTGAACTTTCACCTCGGTAAATGGACACCTCAGCAGTGTGTCGATTTCTTGGTAGACCGTGTAGGGCACGAACGTGCCAATGCAGAAGGCGAAGTACGCAGATCTTTCAAAGGCGATTATAGCCCTTTGTACCAGGTAGCTTACCTTACCGGTGGTCTTCAGCTTTTTGCACTGAAAAAAGAACTGGTAGATAGTGGCAAAATGAGCTTTAAAGATTTTCATGATGCGGTGATTAAAGAAAACTTAATTCCTGTAGAATTGATCAGGGCTACCTTAACCAATCAGCCCTTAACACGCGATTTTAAAACCTCGTGGCATTTTTACGATCAGCTTAAATAA
- a CDS encoding APC family permease, producing the protein MIEKETTQFKPSLKLMDATMLVAGSMIGSGIFIVSADITRNVGSSGWLLVVWLITGFMTLTAALSYGELSAMFPKAGGQYIYLKEAYNPLISFLYGWSFFTVIQTATIAAVGVAFAKFTAYLIPALSEDLVAVDLGFFTISPAQLLAIGVIILLTYINSRGVNGGKVIQTTFTVAKLLSLFGLIAFGLFFLDKGIWKTNWENMWVLGPLSADGNIGSYTTLAAFGAIAAAMVGSIFSSDSWHNVTFIAGEIKNPARNIGLSLALGTIMVTVLYILTNVMYTGVLSLHDIAYADKDRVAVSAANHIFGTAGTIIIALMIMVSTFGCNNGLIMAGARVYYSMAKDGLFFKKVGTLNKNAVPGFGLWIQCIFACLWCISGKYGDLLDMISFVVVMFYMLTIFGIFILRKKRPDAERPYKAFGYPVLPIIYMVMGLAFCILLIMFKPKFTWPGLIITLIGIPVYYLIKGNIVRQDLKSKDPVDVNG; encoded by the coding sequence ATGATTGAAAAAGAAACCACACAATTTAAACCCTCACTTAAACTGATGGATGCAACCATGCTTGTTGCCGGAAGTATGATTGGCTCGGGTATTTTTATTGTAAGTGCAGATATTACCCGAAATGTAGGCAGCTCTGGCTGGCTGTTAGTGGTTTGGCTAATTACAGGCTTCATGACGCTTACTGCCGCATTAAGTTATGGCGAATTAAGTGCCATGTTTCCAAAAGCAGGCGGACAGTACATTTATTTAAAGGAAGCATACAATCCACTCATCAGTTTTTTATATGGCTGGAGTTTCTTTACGGTCATCCAAACTGCAACTATTGCCGCAGTAGGTGTCGCATTTGCCAAGTTCACCGCTTATCTCATACCTGCATTAAGTGAAGATTTAGTTGCCGTCGATTTAGGCTTCTTTACCATCTCACCGGCACAACTGCTGGCCATTGGTGTAATTATATTACTCACTTATATCAACAGTAGGGGGGTAAATGGCGGTAAAGTAATCCAGACAACCTTTACAGTGGCCAAATTATTAAGCTTATTTGGCCTGATTGCTTTTGGACTTTTCTTTTTAGATAAAGGAATCTGGAAAACCAATTGGGAAAATATGTGGGTTTTGGGCCCCTTATCTGCCGATGGAAATATTGGTTCTTATACCACTTTGGCTGCCTTCGGAGCCATTGCTGCCGCGATGGTAGGTTCGATATTCAGTAGCGATTCCTGGCACAATGTTACCTTTATTGCCGGCGAAATTAAAAATCCTGCACGCAATATTGGTTTGAGTTTAGCCCTAGGAACGATTATGGTAACGGTTCTCTACATCCTTACCAATGTGATGTATACCGGTGTACTTTCATTACACGATATTGCCTACGCTGATAAAGACCGGGTGGCGGTTTCTGCTGCCAACCATATTTTCGGTACAGCAGGTACCATCATTATTGCACTAATGATTATGGTTTCAACCTTCGGTTGCAATAACGGTTTAATTATGGCGGGCGCCAGGGTATACTACTCAATGGCCAAAGACGGGCTTTTCTTTAAAAAAGTGGGTACGCTAAACAAAAATGCAGTTCCCGGATTTGGACTCTGGATTCAGTGTATTTTTGCTTGTTTATGGTGTATTAGCGGAAAATATGGCGATCTGTTAGATATGATCTCATTTGTGGTAGTGATGTTTTACATGCTCACCATTTTCGGGATTTTTATCCTTCGTAAAAAACGACCTGATGCCGAAAGACCTTACAAAGCCTTTGGTTACCCTGTTCTGCCAATTATCTATATGGTTATGGGACTGGCCTTTTGCATATTGCTGATTATGTTTAAACCCAAATTTACCTGGCCCGGATTAATCATCACATTAATCGGTATCCCGGTTTATTACCTCATTAAAGGAAATATAGTTCGCCAGGATTTGAAATCAAAAGATCCGGTTGATGTGAATGGTTAA
- a CDS encoding S9 family peptidase — protein sequence MMIYATAKKSIVFILLSFVSTQLLAQQVRLQPYAPNAAEVADAYQLSLKMDTTLRNIPTNNDIIPFWKKDGTAFWYKKNLPNRTWEYYYVDAATGKRQAAFDHNKLAQNLEKVTGKKQNPLKLQFAELYFADQGNTAKLKIQDKWYELNLGDYSLADIKDTTIYRYNAKRPLQQRRSRWQGNRQSKKSPDGKSEILIRGGNLFVIDLATKAETQLSTDGNADKPYGEFAWSPDGKNIVAYKIDPKEIKKVYYVLSSVPGTTRGELKSREYAQPGDDFTAYQPYVFNVAKKTAIKVDADPIDFFGAPELHWRGNNSRYYTYEKVDRGHQRFRVIEVDVLTGKTKNIIDEKTKTFIYENRIYTRYLPKTNEILWTSEQDGWQHLYLVNALTGKQQLITKGNYVVRDIDSVDIVKRQVWFRANGMHADEDPYFIHYYRIGFDGKGLVNLTPEKGNHNLSFSPDRKYYIDTYSQVNVPPVSELRLTASTKKLNEIEHGKTDAYLATGVKLPEVFVAKGRDGKTDIWGIVCLPSKMDLNKTYPVIENIYAGPHDSFVPKSFLPASEMQSIAELGFIVVQIDGMGTANRSKAFHDVCWKNIADSGFPDRILWMKAMAVKYPNADISRVGIYGTSAGGQSSTGALLSHPEFYKAAVSACGCHDNRIDKQWWNEQWMGYPVGPHYGEQSNITNAGKLQGNLFLIVGEADENVPPESTYRLADALIKANKNFDILSIPGMGHSDGGVYGRRRKRDFFVKHLLNAEPPNPNISK from the coding sequence ATGATGATTTACGCAACCGCTAAAAAATCAATAGTTTTCATCTTATTAAGTTTTGTTTCCACTCAATTGCTGGCACAGCAAGTCAGGTTGCAGCCATATGCTCCTAATGCTGCTGAAGTGGCAGATGCTTATCAGTTATCATTGAAAATGGATACCACTTTACGTAATATTCCAACCAATAATGATATTATTCCTTTCTGGAAAAAGGATGGAACCGCATTTTGGTATAAAAAGAATCTTCCTAATAGAACATGGGAATATTATTATGTAGATGCTGCAACAGGTAAACGTCAGGCCGCATTTGATCACAATAAACTTGCGCAGAATCTAGAAAAGGTTACCGGTAAAAAACAGAATCCACTAAAACTTCAGTTTGCCGAATTGTATTTCGCCGATCAGGGTAATACGGCAAAATTAAAAATACAGGATAAATGGTATGAATTAAACTTAGGCGATTACAGTTTAGCTGACATTAAAGACACTACAATTTATCGTTACAATGCCAAAAGACCTCTGCAACAAAGGAGATCGCGCTGGCAGGGAAACCGCCAATCCAAAAAATCGCCGGATGGCAAAAGTGAAATCCTGATCCGCGGCGGCAACCTTTTTGTAATTGATTTAGCAACAAAGGCTGAAACCCAGTTGAGTACCGATGGTAATGCCGATAAACCTTACGGCGAATTTGCATGGTCTCCCGATGGAAAAAATATTGTTGCTTACAAAATCGATCCCAAAGAAATTAAAAAAGTATATTATGTATTAAGTTCTGTTCCAGGTACCACACGCGGCGAATTAAAATCGAGAGAATATGCACAACCTGGTGATGACTTTACAGCTTATCAGCCCTATGTTTTTAATGTAGCGAAAAAAACTGCCATTAAAGTAGATGCTGATCCGATCGATTTTTTTGGCGCACCGGAACTGCATTGGCGCGGCAATAACAGCAGATATTATACTTATGAGAAAGTAGATAGGGGGCATCAGCGTTTCAGGGTAATAGAAGTGGATGTTTTAACAGGAAAAACCAAAAATATCATCGACGAGAAAACCAAAACCTTCATTTACGAAAATCGTATTTATACCAGATACTTGCCTAAAACAAACGAAATATTGTGGACGAGTGAGCAGGATGGCTGGCAACACCTTTATCTGGTAAATGCCTTAACCGGAAAGCAGCAGTTAATTACAAAAGGAAATTATGTAGTTCGGGATATTGATAGTGTAGATATCGTAAAACGCCAGGTGTGGTTCCGGGCAAATGGAATGCATGCTGACGAAGATCCGTACTTTATCCATTACTACCGGATCGGGTTTGATGGAAAAGGCCTGGTAAACCTCACACCAGAAAAAGGTAATCATAACCTCAGCTTTTCTCCTGATCGTAAATATTATATCGATACCTACTCACAAGTAAATGTACCACCGGTTAGCGAATTAAGGTTAACGGCAAGCACCAAAAAATTAAACGAAATAGAACATGGAAAAACAGATGCCTATTTGGCTACAGGCGTTAAATTGCCTGAGGTATTTGTAGCCAAAGGAAGAGATGGAAAAACCGATATTTGGGGTATTGTTTGCCTTCCTTCAAAAATGGATCTGAATAAAACTTATCCTGTAATTGAAAATATTTATGCAGGTCCTCATGACAGCTTTGTGCCTAAAAGTTTCTTGCCAGCCAGTGAAATGCAGAGCATTGCCGAATTGGGTTTTATTGTGGTACAGATTGATGGAATGGGCACGGCCAACCGGTCTAAAGCTTTTCATGATGTATGTTGGAAAAACATAGCCGATTCCGGATTTCCTGACAGGATATTGTGGATGAAAGCCATGGCGGTTAAGTATCCAAATGCTGATATTTCACGGGTAGGGATTTATGGCACTTCGGCGGGTGGGCAAAGCTCAACAGGTGCACTATTATCTCATCCTGAGTTTTATAAGGCTGCAGTTTCTGCCTGTGGTTGTCATGATAACCGCATCGACAAACAATGGTGGAACGAACAATGGATGGGCTATCCGGTAGGACCACATTATGGAGAACAATCTAACATTACCAATGCAGGTAAATTACAGGGTAATCTATTTCTAATTGTTGGTGAAGCGGATGAAAATGTACCGCCAGAATCAACCTACCGACTTGCCGATGCATTGATCAAAGCCAATAAAAATTTTGATATTTTAAGTATTCCGGGCATGGGACACAGTGATGGGGGAGTTTATGGACGGAGACGTAAACGCGATTTTTTTGTGAAACATTTACTAAATGCCGAACCTCCAAACCCGAATATTTCAAAGTAA
- a CDS encoding DUF6265 family protein, protein MKNNFLILAFLFFSISAFAQIKKAAVNDLAFMSGTWVQKSEWGDLEEFWSQPNGESMMSSFRCVKDGKALFYEFVVIELEEGLPVMKMRHFNRGSIAWEEKEKPLLFPLINLKGKLAVFEMKDQSVRLSYQLITENKLSVVLEEKDKNGQPKKDIFSFTRKL, encoded by the coding sequence ATGAAAAATAACTTTTTGATTTTGGCTTTCTTATTCTTTTCTATTTCGGCTTTTGCACAAATAAAAAAGGCTGCAGTAAATGATTTGGCATTTATGTCTGGAACTTGGGTACAGAAAAGTGAATGGGGCGATCTGGAAGAATTTTGGAGCCAGCCGAACGGCGAAAGTATGATGAGCAGCTTTAGGTGCGTTAAAGATGGAAAAGCTTTATTTTACGAATTCGTTGTGATTGAACTTGAAGAAGGGTTGCCTGTAATGAAGATGAGGCATTTTAACCGTGGAAGCATTGCCTGGGAAGAAAAAGAAAAACCACTACTTTTTCCGCTGATAAACTTAAAGGGAAAACTCGCTGTTTTTGAAATGAAAGATCAATCGGTGAGGTTAAGTTATCAATTGATTACTGAAAATAAATTAAGCGTTGTGCTGGAAGAAAAGGATAAAAATGGTCAGCCTAAAAAAGATATTTTCAGTTTTACCAGAAAACTTTAA
- a CDS encoding NIPSNAP family protein codes for MLPKIKIFCLFLLLLLSSTFAANASIDFYQIKIYHLKTDAQEKTVDDYLQKAYLPALHRCGIAKVGVFKPIVSDQAVGTEKLVYVFIPLKSFNGILELDKKLAKDKQHAADGKVYLDAVYTEAPFERLESIVLKAFEDAPHFMLPDLKSPMKERVYELRSYEAPTEKYFQNKVQMFNKGDEIGLFKRLNFNAVFYGEVIAGSRMPNLMYLTTFENKADRDAHWKAFSADEYWKKLSAMPEYQHNVSKNDTKFVYPTDYSDF; via the coding sequence ATGTTGCCAAAAATTAAAATATTCTGTCTGTTTTTACTTTTGTTATTATCCAGCACATTTGCCGCTAATGCGTCGATAGATTTCTATCAGATCAAAATTTACCACTTAAAAACCGATGCGCAGGAAAAAACGGTAGACGATTATTTGCAAAAAGCATATTTGCCTGCCTTACACCGCTGTGGAATAGCAAAAGTTGGTGTGTTTAAACCAATTGTAAGTGACCAGGCTGTAGGTACGGAAAAACTGGTTTATGTATTTATTCCTTTAAAATCATTTAATGGAATTTTAGAACTGGATAAAAAGCTGGCAAAAGACAAACAACATGCCGCTGATGGTAAAGTCTATCTGGACGCAGTCTACACGGAGGCACCTTTCGAGCGCTTAGAATCAATTGTATTAAAAGCCTTTGAAGACGCACCCCATTTTATGCTGCCTGATCTAAAATCGCCGATGAAAGAACGGGTGTACGAATTAAGAAGTTACGAAGCGCCTACGGAGAAATATTTTCAGAATAAAGTTCAAATGTTTAATAAAGGCGATGAAATCGGTTTATTCAAAAGATTAAATTTTAATGCCGTATTTTATGGAGAAGTAATCGCTGGTAGCCGAATGCCTAATCTGATGTATTTAACTACTTTCGAAAACAAGGCAGATAGAGATGCGCACTGGAAAGCTTTCTCGGCAGATGAATATTGGAAGAAGCTATCGGCGATGCCAGAGTATCAGCACAATGTTTCTAAAAATGATACTAAATTTGTTTACCCAACAGACTATTCAGATTTTTAG